One Methylobacterium sp. 77 DNA window includes the following coding sequences:
- the bcsN gene encoding cellulose biosynthesis protein BcsN yields MINLNRSIRAPKSGVFVALILLSSTLAAGAQSGEAAIDIPEAGRGTNVAQTSFRDGYAQRITYAGGTRNYAEISVRTGTEMGGRFGSALSLAKPTRLGIAAELATRFPGEAMRVSTIPKRNAYGPVGIALGSNCLYAWQWIDLAPRLGGRTDPGSLFGASTERAASLRVSLCRTASATLADLVAGVERMRISVGAGGGEGRSRQSISPPARARRERPSAPIAKEAAKPAQAPGAMERPSARDRRSPPEPVADRSVPTLPPPPATGITVPLPAGQPGTPRYITDPIPNAAPAAPVAVPKPAQRNPETDERLSQDLPLRAYRPPP; encoded by the coding sequence ATGATCAACCTCAATCGGTCGATACGCGCCCCGAAATCGGGCGTTTTCGTCGCCTTGATCCTGCTGTCGTCGACGCTCGCGGCCGGGGCGCAATCCGGCGAGGCCGCGATCGACATCCCCGAGGCGGGCCGCGGTACGAACGTGGCGCAGACCTCGTTTCGCGACGGCTACGCTCAGCGCATCACCTATGCCGGCGGCACGCGCAACTACGCGGAAATCAGCGTTCGCACAGGCACCGAGATGGGGGGGCGCTTCGGCTCGGCGCTCTCCTTGGCAAAGCCGACGCGATTGGGAATCGCCGCGGAACTCGCGACACGCTTCCCCGGCGAAGCTATGCGCGTCTCTACAATACCCAAACGGAACGCATACGGTCCCGTGGGCATCGCTCTCGGAAGCAACTGCCTCTACGCTTGGCAATGGATCGACCTCGCTCCACGCCTTGGCGGGCGGACTGATCCAGGCAGCCTCTTCGGCGCGAGCACCGAGCGAGCGGCGTCACTTCGGGTCAGCTTATGCCGGACTGCGTCCGCGACGCTGGCCGACCTCGTGGCCGGGGTCGAGCGTATGCGGATCTCGGTCGGAGCCGGGGGTGGCGAAGGCCGCTCGCGTCAGTCGATTTCGCCACCGGCGAGGGCACGGCGCGAGCGTCCATCCGCCCCTATCGCGAAGGAAGCGGCGAAACCGGCGCAGGCGCCCGGGGCCATGGAGAGGCCGAGCGCACGCGACCGGCGCTCCCCGCCCGAGCCCGTGGCGGACCGGAGCGTCCCGACCCTACCGCCGCCGCCCGCCACAGGCATCACGGTGCCCCTGCCGGCCGGTCAGCCGGGGACGCCGCGCTACATCACCGATCCCATTCCCAATGCGGCGCCGGCAGCGCCCGTCGCTGTGCCCAAGCCTGCTCAGAGGAATCCCGAGACGGACGAACGCCTGTCGCAGGACCTGCCTCTCAGGGCCTATCGACCGCCACCGTAA
- a CDS encoding NepR family anti-sigma factor, with amino-acid sequence MDRETRRRIGRNLRILYGNVLDLPLPDRFEALLAELSDQPAARETS; translated from the coding sequence ATGGACCGAGAGACCCGGCGTCGGATCGGACGAAACCTCCGCATCCTCTACGGCAACGTCCTGGATCTGCCGTTACCCGACCGGTTCGAGGCACTCCTCGCCGAATTATCGGACCAGCCTGCTGCGCGGGAGACCTCATGA